ACGAGATGAGCGCCTTAGAGTCAGAGAAGACATTTAAGCTACTGACATGGGAAGAGGTAGATGCCATAATTGCAGCTTTGACCGCCAAAGCCTCAGCTACCAGAGCCGAGGGAATCAGACGTTCAGATTTTTTAAGATTAAGTTAATAGCTGAATTATGTATTTATCAGCTATATATGTAGGGTATATATGGAAATTACAGATATCCTGTGTTACGTAACAATAAAGACTCATGCACATACGGTATGTTACTATACACAGAGTGCCCTAATAACTAATATGACAAATGAAGTTTAAAACATCTTAAGGTGTTCTTTAATCTCTACATATTTCCACTGGTCAGATGAAGCGGCGTAACGGAATCAACATCACACTGATAACGTCCAAGGAGCCTCGTGAAACAGAGAGGTCAACGAGCTTCTTACATGCTAACAATGGCTAAAAAAAGGTCTCTTAACTGGAGTTCTTAGTTTcggttaagagacggttcttagcttttcttagattttaattaagaaaagctaagaactgtctcttaaataagagatttaaGAGCATGTgtcttagccgaaaagtgtaaaaaaaaatgtcaaatcatgagttaagaaccccgGCTAAGAGACCGAGGTTAATCATGCCCTAAGGACTTTTGGTCTTCTCTCtcttaatttctttattttgttctttttcttaaaTACTTTTGAATTTCTCCTGATACTCACCATTGGAAGTGTTCTTATAATTAGATTCGTAGATTATCGAAATGAAGCTAACAATGGGCCGATTTCTAATGAGTAAATTATGAGGCTCATATAAAGCCCTGTTGTAGAGGCtttccaaaatcaaaatatatataaaagggaAACGCAATCTCATTTTTTTggcaaaatatatttaatcatcATAAATGATTATTCTCTTTATTTTAGTGTTAATTCTTCATCTATTAATTTTATCTATTCAATcatttcaattatttaaataattagttCTAATGTTTAAAACTTTACAAGAATAAACAAGTTTTATTTGAAAAGGTTTCCATGAatttattgttcaaaaaattgttaaaagttattgaattCTAAAAGACTgtccattttttatttaaaatttgtttatttgataCAAAAAAGCTAGTATTATATGTCCTGCTTTGACTACTACTCAATTTCAACAgtcaaaatcatatattttgcacaacaaagaaatatattttaaatcaagaACTTCGTTtactttccatatttttttgtttgaccagAGCGCAAATGATATCTTGTACGTACATGTATCAGAAAATGCTTTAAATGTTAAATTGTTTCCATTTGTAGTAAATGTCAAATAAAaccataactaaaaataaaatagtattcaTAAAATTGAACTATGGTTTGAAATTTTGGTATAAAAACACCACTGCCCAGATTGTTGTCTCTATCTTTTGCACCTCTTCATTTTCATAGCCTTTCCCTCATCTGTTGAGAACCTCGCATCTTTTCTTCTCCATAGTTATCAAATTGAAAACATCTCTTCCCCTCATGTCTCTTCCGCAAAACCCCTTCACTTCATCAACAATACCATCCATGAAGAAATCACCATCGTTAGAGAAAGAAGACAACCAGATGCAGATCGAAAACGTCGACCGGATCAGCAAACTTCCGGACGATATGTTGCTCAAAATACTAAAGAGCTTGTCAACAGAGAAAGCGGTTCAGACAAGTTTGTTGTCCAAACGGTGGGAAGGTGTTTGGAAGCAAATGCCTTATCTCTTCTTCGATATGAAAAATGCTCTCAAGGTGGAGTTGCCTCTAGCCGAACAATCTCATTTCATTGCCCAATTGATAACCAAGGTTCTTTCATTTTTCTATACTTCTACTCATTCATTTGCacgataaaaaataataacataatatttaatGGGAGAATAATACATAATGATAtcttacaaaacaaattattgatattttgaaaaatagatCATCAGTAATATATTTGAGTATGAGTATAATgagaaatgataaaaaaattatgtcaaCATATATGGTTGTATGATATGTTGTATCTTTCGATCCACTGGTTTAACAATTGATCAACTctagatatacaaaaaaatatttatcagctagattaatcaaatatataaacctTTAGAAATTGTCTCGATTGATTTCTTTAAAGTCCCAAGGTTATCTGATATTAAAGAATTGgatttatatacaaattatattgTCTATGTGTGTAGCTATTTTTTAATCACTAatgttctttctcttttctcaaGATTATAAATAATCACAATGGCAATCTGGAGCGCTGCAAAATCCTGCATATGACACCCCAAACTGAAGATGGTACGCTGGAAACTTGGATCCGATCATTGATCCACGTGAAACACACTAAATATCTCGAACTTAAGGGATTTCGTGTTAATCATCGTGAGAGAGCTCGTGTGCTCCACTTACCCCCAAACATATTTTCACATCCAATGCTCACATCACTCCTTTTGTCTCGATACACATTTGAGTCTGCACATGCCTTTAACAATTGCAATAACCTCATTATTCTTAAACTTTATAAAATCAAAGTTGCAGTTGATGTGCTCAACACGGTCATTGCATCGTGCCCCTCCCTCAAGATGCTGGTACTAGAAATCTTCCAGAGCAGCCGAAGTGGCTGTCTGAAGATTCATAACGACAACTTAAAGTTTGTGCATCTAACTTGCCCTGAAATTGATAACATTGAAGTGTCTGCAGCTCTTCTGGACATATTCTCTGTTCACGGTATTGAACTTGAGAGCGGGAATAATATCGTTCTTGACGCCCCAAGATTACTTCAGTTTGGTCGAAGATTGTGGAAGATACTTCAAAGTTTGCCTCACATAATCTACAATATCTCATGCGACACTCAGGTAAAAGCACACACAATTGCAtttacacacacatatatacacatatatatataaatataataaatatatatatatatatataaatatataaatatatatatatatatataatgatggATTAATTAGAATATTGTTTAACATGCTTAATTTGCTAATTTGAATTGAAGGGGAATGAAAAGATTGGGCATGAATTCGTGATGAACATAGAAAATTACTCCATGGTTGTGTTTGCAATTTTGGCGGTGAATGTGGATATGATGAATCCAAAAGAAGTTTACATGCTAAAGCAAGTTTTAGATGCATGGGCTAGAGACTTGCAAGTACTCAATATCTTCTTTAAGGTACATTCATCTTATGCATCAGTTCTTATTAGATAAATTAAAGTTGATCAGTTTTCTCTCGTTTATCAGATTTTCTTATAAAACCTGATGCATGTTTACATGTGCGTGTGTTCTCGTGTGTTCTTGTATATGTAGGATAACGATATTCACAAGAAAGAAGGTGAATCTTCTATTGACGGAATACAAAATAAGTGGCAGAATTGCTTTCTCAGTGTTGATTTCCGTGTGAGAAGTGTGTGTTTGCATAACTTCAATGGTTTGGATGAGGATCAATTTGCTTTAGCTGCAAGTTTTGTGATACAAGGGAAGATGATGCAAAGTTTGATGATAGAGACGTTTTCGCTTCCAGCAAACAAAAAGTTGGCAGTAGATATTGCAGTGGAAAAATTGATGAAACTTCCAAAAGGTAACAAGAACCTTAATATTCAAtacatttgattgaatttgattCAATCTAGTTATTGGGTCATATGAACAAACTTTCCGTTTATTTGAGTAAAGATTAATTACATGGGTTAAACATTCAAGTAATATGTTTgatgattttatgttttaatattggggtttttgccaaaactaacccacaacttgattttaaccccaaacctatatccaaacttgaatcaaatgcaaaactaacctaaaagcctagtgaaattacagttcggccccttgtgaccaaacaaaaaaacagaagccatttttacgaatatagccccagtaaatcgtctgagtcgtctgagatgttgaaagtcgtctggacgactgaagtgtaagtcgtctggtaccagtttattttaaaaataatttataaatcttgtaaaaaaatattttgatgcgtgaaaaataaaaatcaagtaattataaacagttttaagtaatataaattaagatatgataaaattgatttgttttgaagatagatgagtggaagtagtgaatcatgatattctttggtttaggagtttggcaaacatatgttgtagtattgtatgtattgttagggttagattttggaaaattaaaatgtttttttcaaaaattagttttcacctatatgtgtttatttctgtgtatagtaaacacttttcaagtttgatttgattttatgaagtgtttaattagataattaagtttatgggttatgtttagggtgtggacgacttatatttcagtcgtctgttgaataatttactcggacgacgtatatttcagtcgtccacatcgtaccgaacctttaattttaccaatgtacgttttaacctaaccggatcatttacTGGACATATAAAAGCTAGTTtagggttatgtttagggtctagacgacttacatttcagtcgtctggtgaagaaattaaaacagacgacttacatgtaagtcgtccaaatattcccgcctaaaatttttttaaaaaattattttcccgcttaaataatttaaaccagacgacttacttgtaagtcgtctggaaagtcttctattttagttttccgctaaaaatatttaatttcccgctaaaaatattaaactcttctggacgacttacatgtaagtcgtctgttttaatttcttcaccagacgactgaaatgtaagtcgtccagtaagtcgtctgagtcaaaaatatttaacctaattggattttttgtctccttatataaagaaaaatttacacattctctctcctcctctccaatggctgcaacaaaaatgtaatgttcatcattctaaaactctccaacctctctctaatctctttgacttgaaaacatcaaactttatatgaatttttcagttttgtctcatgtatttcttactaatctatctcttttgcaggtttttaatcaaatggtactcatcttccactaatttaaaggtagatctattaattttagatatgtatttttgtgtgttctataaatgtagatttatctaatcttccactcattttctctatttttaagtcatttgaacgtttttggatatgcaggtttttcagatctggatttgatatgcaggtttttcagatctggaagacttctgggacgacttacctgttagtcgtctggaagtcatctggaagtcgtctggacttcttggagtcttctgacaaagtcgtctggtgatatcttgcatatttgcattgttttacccattcattcataaacattttcatcatatagattaggatttagacatgtttaggttgcattttgcatacatgagtctctattaggtactggagtaCCACATGAGGTTATTTGGAGCTCGAAAGAGGTAAAAAGGTGACCATTGGACGAAccgagcatgggagcgacctcccggagcgacaccacgaagtcgctgtgtcccacttctcagagcgacctagctagagcgaccccgtgaagtcgctcgccatattcatcccgtaggaagcccagagcgacttgcccagagcgacgcaccgaggtcgctcgcatctcacacccctctcggagcgacctcccaaagcgacaccccgaggtcgctcgcgtctctatggcgagacgacacgaagcgaagcccggagcgacctctcagagcgacccactgaggtcgctcccaaaggccggagcgacttgtcggagcgacatgccgaggtcgctccgcgtctattgttgggtcgatttctattttacctaagggccttttggtcattttattatgcacgttttacatttcaaaaacctatgttttaaacatcttttgtagccaccagtggcagattatcttttatcttttatcttggagaaatacacaaaaactctctggagaagttcatctcttggattttgattgttatgttcttgtgttattgttgatttcttatctatttctctacatgattaatctgaaatccaatatgggtttaagaggaatcatggagattagtgagtaatcaccttttgaattcatgggttaaggagattaagggtgattaggttagagctaggatgttttagtgtagatcattcatatttccttgctagtagagtaatcataatgcatcttctgagttggccactcagttgttgatccttaggcatttctcacccgaaaggtgttcgatgaaatgcccgagacaactctcctaggcttttagtatactttgccaaagacatttgttgttaaaagtgctaagatagctaatagacttgttagtaatgattgctttcatattattcaaccaaagacatttgatgtttgagatatgttagcaaatgagcattcatctagacatagagcttgcttagaattgtgtctaggcttaaggttgatagtttgattgatcatttgccatccttagttcgatacttgatcacccaaggtctaatccctatgcccatgagttctcttttcccttagtcaagaaagtatcattctgttattgctttctagtttagtagtagtttaaaacccatctaaatcattggttgcacttagattaagtgagtacttgcattctcagtgctttgatatccctcagaactggttcgacaatcatttatactacaacatttgtcttaggagccttgaaaactcctaacatcaaattggcgccgttgccaaattctgagtagatttcaacattgagatttagtcacttgcttgagactaagtcatttttattttcttttgttactgattcttcttcacctccctttaatctacaggtgtatgcacttgaggagcaggggtccatcaaacctagttccaagagctgcagatatcagagctt
Above is a window of Brassica napus cultivar Da-Ae chromosome A10, Da-Ae, whole genome shotgun sequence DNA encoding:
- the LOC106425862 gene encoding putative F-box protein At1g67390, producing MKKSPSLEKEDNQMQIENVDRISKLPDDMLLKILKSLSTEKAVQTSLLSKRWEGVWKQMPYLFFDMKNALKVELPLAEQSHFIAQLITKIINNHNGNLERCKILHMTPQTEDVDVLNTVIASCPSLKMLVLEIFQSSRSGCLKIHNDNLKFVHLTCPEIDNIEVSAALLDIFSVHGIELESGNNIVLDAPRLLQFGRRLWKILQSLPHIIYNISCDTQGNEKIGHEFVMNIENYSMVVFAILAVNVDMMNPKEVYMLKQVLDAWARDLQVLNIFFKDNDIHKKEGESSIDGIQNKWQNCFLSVDFRVRSVCLHNFNGLDEDQFALAASFVIQGKMMQSLMIETFSLPANKKLAVDIAVEKLMKLPKGNKNLNIQYI